From one Solanum stenotomum isolate F172 chromosome 12, ASM1918654v1, whole genome shotgun sequence genomic stretch:
- the LOC125846924 gene encoding trihelix transcription factor ASR3-like isoform X2 has product MDSSSMLRDYRKGNWTIQETMVLIEAKKMDDERRMKRQGGDGNSSSERGNINKPGELRWKWVEDYCWRHGCLRSQNQCNDKWDNLMRDFKKVREYERRVSEKLLLAQGDDDNIIKSYWKIERIERKEKNLPSNMLPEIYEALVQVVDKRGQKVLVGTSFNPSTTSMSPTLQQLQIATLPLPPPPPQLLPPPPPLGQPPSNIPYTQPLPTVDHDKSEHSDSPAKRRRKGEGGGGEASGTSGDHHNINNLQEVGSAIFKSATIIAKTIKASEEGEERRHREMLNLHERRLQIEESKAEINRQGINGIVDSINRLANSILSLASNNQPPPPN; this is encoded by the exons ATGGATAGTAGTAGCATGTTGAGGGACTATAGGAAAGGGAATTGGACAATTCAAGAAACAATGGTACTTATAGAAGCAAAGAAGATGGATGATGAAAGGAGAATGAAAAGGCAAGGAGGGGATGGTAatagtagtagtgaaagaggAAATATTAATAAACCAGGAGAATTAAGATGGAAATGGGTGGAAGATTATTGTTGGAGACATGGATGTTTGAGGAGTCAAAATCAATGTAATGACAAGTGGGATAATCTCATGAGGGATTTCAAGAAAGTTAGGGAATATGAAAGAAGAGTGTCTGAGAAATTATTATTAGCTCAAGGGGATGATGACAATATTATAAAGTCTTATTGGAAGATTGAAAGGAttgaaaggaaagaaaagaactTGCCAAGTAATATGTTGCCTGAAATTTATGAAGCATTGGTTCAAGTTGTTGACAAAAGGGGTCAAAAAGTGCTTGTTGGTACTTCTTTCAATCCAAGCACAACTTCTATGTCTCCCACATTGCAACAACTTCAAATTGCAACTTTGCCACtcccaccaccaccaccacaactattaccaccaccaccaccacttGGACAACCACCATCTAATATTCCTTACACTCAACCTTTACCTACAGTAG ATCACGATAAAAGTGAACATTCAGATTCACCAGcaaagaggagaagaaaaggcgaaggaggaggaggagaagcgAGTGGGACTAGTGgtgatcatcataacataaacaACTTGCAAGAAGTTGGTAGTGCAATCTTCAAAAGTGCTACGATTATAGCCAAGACGATTAAAGCATCTGAAGAGGGAGAAGAGAGAAGACACAGAGAAATGTTGAATTTGCATGAAAGAAGACTGCAAATTGAGGAATCAAAAGCTGAGATTAATAGACAAGGCATCAATGGAATTGTTGATTCTATCAATAGACTTGCAAATTCAATCCTTTCTTTAGCTTCTAACAACCAACCACCTCCACCTAACTAG
- the LOC125846924 gene encoding trihelix transcription factor ASR3-like isoform X1 translates to MDSSSMLRDYRKGNWTIQETMVLIEAKKMDDERRMKRQGGDGNSSSERGNINKPGELRWKWVEDYCWRHGCLRSQNQCNDKWDNLMRDFKKVREYERRVSEKLLLAQGDDDNIIKSYWKIERIERKEKNLPSNMLPEIYEALVQVVDKRGQKVLVGTSFNPSTTSMSPTLQQLQIATLPLPPPPPQLLPPPPPLGQPPSNIPYTQPLPTMCDSSDHDKSEHSDSPAKRRRKGEGGGGEASGTSGDHHNINNLQEVGSAIFKSATIIAKTIKASEEGEERRHREMLNLHERRLQIEESKAEINRQGINGIVDSINRLANSILSLASNNQPPPPN, encoded by the exons ATGGATAGTAGTAGCATGTTGAGGGACTATAGGAAAGGGAATTGGACAATTCAAGAAACAATGGTACTTATAGAAGCAAAGAAGATGGATGATGAAAGGAGAATGAAAAGGCAAGGAGGGGATGGTAatagtagtagtgaaagaggAAATATTAATAAACCAGGAGAATTAAGATGGAAATGGGTGGAAGATTATTGTTGGAGACATGGATGTTTGAGGAGTCAAAATCAATGTAATGACAAGTGGGATAATCTCATGAGGGATTTCAAGAAAGTTAGGGAATATGAAAGAAGAGTGTCTGAGAAATTATTATTAGCTCAAGGGGATGATGACAATATTATAAAGTCTTATTGGAAGATTGAAAGGAttgaaaggaaagaaaagaactTGCCAAGTAATATGTTGCCTGAAATTTATGAAGCATTGGTTCAAGTTGTTGACAAAAGGGGTCAAAAAGTGCTTGTTGGTACTTCTTTCAATCCAAGCACAACTTCTATGTCTCCCACATTGCAACAACTTCAAATTGCAACTTTGCCACtcccaccaccaccaccacaactattaccaccaccaccaccacttGGACAACCACCATCTAATATTCCTTACACTCAACCTTTACCTACA ATGTGTGATAGCTCAGATCACGATAAAAGTGAACATTCAGATTCACCAGcaaagaggagaagaaaaggcgaaggaggaggaggagaagcgAGTGGGACTAGTGgtgatcatcataacataaacaACTTGCAAGAAGTTGGTAGTGCAATCTTCAAAAGTGCTACGATTATAGCCAAGACGATTAAAGCATCTGAAGAGGGAGAAGAGAGAAGACACAGAGAAATGTTGAATTTGCATGAAAGAAGACTGCAAATTGAGGAATCAAAAGCTGAGATTAATAGACAAGGCATCAATGGAATTGTTGATTCTATCAATAGACTTGCAAATTCAATCCTTTCTTTAGCTTCTAACAACCAACCACCTCCACCTAACTAG